One window from the genome of Paramisgurnus dabryanus chromosome 22, PD_genome_1.1, whole genome shotgun sequence encodes:
- the zbtb14 gene encoding zinc finger and BTB domain-containing protein 14, with translation MSETVKYVDDEHKTIFLKLLNEQRLEGEHCDIAVVVEDVKFRAHRCVLAACSNYFKKLFKKHEVDSSSVIEIDFIRSDIFEEVLNYMYTAKISVKKKDVNLMMSSGQILGIRFLDKLCSQKRDMSPDEKNDPRNAKFPYDMEDHGKFPPDDPPLNQDGDVQVLGDQDDPPSDDIVEENQGNHDLDKSPNNALRVQEAILKELAQEEVHKVACYDQEVEAMDAEPKELAAHTQTLSFADSIGDVKDEQAPGWSTATADMKFEYLLYGHRDQLACHVCGKTFLDENRLRKHEKLHSADRPFVCEICTKAFTTQAHLKEHLKIHTGFKPYRCDDCGKSFIRAPDLKKHERVHSNERPFSCQMCEKAFKHKSHLKDHERRHRGEKPFVCGSCTKAFAKASDLKRHENNMHSERKQLSGAGGLQSETEQLQAAAMAAEAEQQLESIACS, from the coding sequence ATGTCAGAAACTGTGAAGTATGTGGACGATGAGCACAAGACCATCTTTCTGAAGTTACTGAACGAGCAGAGATTGGAGGGCGAGCACTGTGACATCGCGGTCGTCGTAGAGGATGTGAAGTTCAGAGCGCATCGTTGCGTGTTAGCCGCATGCAGCAACTACTTCAAAAAACTCTTCAAAAAGCACGAGGTGGATAGCTCGTCCGTCATCGAGATCGACTTCATCCGCTCGGACATCTTCGAAGAAGTTCTCAATTACATGTACACCGCAAAGATATCTGTGAAGAAGAAAGACGTCAACCTCATGATGTCCTCGGGACAGATCCTCGGAATCCGCTTCTTGGATAAGCTCTGTTCTCAGAAACGAGACATGTCCCCCGACGAGAAGAACGACCCCAGAAACGCCAAATTTCCGTACGACATGGAAGACCACGGAAAATTTCCGCCGGATGATCCGCCCTTAAATCAAGACGGCGACGTCCAGGTGCTCGGGGACCAGGACGATCCGCCGTCGGACGACATCGTGGAGGAGAACCAAGGCAATCACGACCTGGACAAGTCGCCCAACAACGCCCTGCGAGTGCAGGAGGCCATCCTGAAGGAACTGGCGCAGGAGGAGGTACACAAGGTCGCCTGCTACGACCAGGAGGTGGAAGCGATGGACGCCGAACCCAAGGAACTGGCCGCTCACACGCAGACGCTGTCGTTCGCCGACAGCATAGGCGACGTGAAAGACGAGCAGGCCCCGGGCTGGAGCACGGCCACGGCCGACATGAAGTTCGAGTATCTGCTCTACGGCCATCGAGATCAGCTGGCCTGCCACGTGTGCGGCAAGACTTTCCTCGACGAGAACCGCTTGAGAAAACACGAGAAGCTGCACTCGGCCGACAGGCCGTTCGTTTGCGAGATCTGCACCAAAGCGTTCACCACGCAGGctcatttaaaagaacatttgaAAATCCACACGGGCTTCAAGCCGTATCGCTGCGACGACTGCGGCAAGTCCTTCATCCGCGCCCCCGACCTGAAGAAACACGAGCGGGTGCACAGCAACGAGCGACCCTTCTCCTGCCAAATGTGCGAAAAGGCCTTCAAGCACAAGTCCCACTTGAAGGACCACGAGCGGCGCCACCGAGGAGAGAAACCCTTCGTCTGCGGCTCGTGCACTAAAGCCTTCGCCAAAGCGTCGGACCTGAAGAGGCACGAGAACAACATGCACAGCGAACGCAAACAGTTGAGCGGCGCGGGCGGCCTGCAGAGCGAGACGGAGCAGCTTCAGGCCGCAGCCATGGCCGCAGAAGCCGAACAGCAGCTGGAGTCTATAGCGTGCTCCTAA